Proteins from a genomic interval of Bdellovibrio sp. GT3:
- a CDS encoding SRPBCC family protein — translation MQTSSEKRQPRFEHKDSTTKAKLIEIEREYSVPVRELWQAFTNPEALKQWWWPNGIHAEHVELEATEGGRYFISMNGYDGAGPVGGMTGRFEEVVENERLVMTDQFADKRGKAITPDQAQMPGGWSDMAYITFEFESDGSNGSRFKLSQQGIPNEYQKDCIQGWSESFDKLESYLSKRSH, via the coding sequence ATGCAAACATCATCAGAAAAGAGACAACCTCGATTTGAACACAAGGACTCTACCACCAAGGCGAAACTCATAGAGATTGAAAGAGAATATTCAGTTCCTGTTCGTGAATTGTGGCAGGCCTTCACTAATCCCGAGGCGCTGAAGCAGTGGTGGTGGCCCAATGGAATTCACGCCGAGCACGTGGAGTTGGAGGCGACAGAGGGCGGAAGATATTTTATTAGCATGAATGGCTACGATGGTGCCGGTCCTGTGGGTGGAATGACGGGACGCTTTGAAGAGGTCGTCGAAAACGAACGCCTGGTCATGACCGATCAATTTGCAGACAAGAGGGGGAAGGCCATCACTCCCGATCAGGCACAGATGCCTGGCGGTTGGTCGGATATGGCCTACATTACTTTTGAGTTCGAATCAGATGGAAGCAATGGCAGTCGCTTTAAATTATCCCAACAGGGTATTCCGAATGAATATCAAAAAGACTGCATTCAGGGCTGGTCCGAATCTTTTGATAAACTGGAAAGTTACTTAAGCAAACGTAGCCATTAG